The Labeo rohita strain BAU-BD-2019 chromosome 22, IGBB_LRoh.1.0, whole genome shotgun sequence genomic sequence GAATCTggtaaaacagaaaatgtttataaatgttttatttaaatttggaaCGTAAGGGAGGAGTACCAAATCTGGTAGGGTTACGGGCCGATCTGATCTCATCTTGAACTTGCCCGTCACTAGTTTTGAATTGCATTCAGACAAATTTCTAACAAAACAACACTCAGTGTTCATAGCTACAagctaaattattttacatacttgcACAGACAGAATTTGACCCTAGCATGTCTAGTAAAGCTGATGTTAACGCTGTGAATCAGAGATATCTGTGACTGCTAAGGCAAGTATTTGTGGAAACCTTTTAATCATAACCTTTGAGTGTGCATCACATTATGCTACAGGGAGATTTGGTGGGAGATTTTCCCGGAGCCACTCAGACAGGCTGAAGCCTCATGACCACATGAGTTGTGTAATCTTCAATGGCTGCAGGTGTGAGGTGTTCATCTGTTGTGTTTTTGATCTTCAGGAGCCCAGCACCAAGCGGGTGAAGCCTCTGTCTCGAGTGACGTCGCTGGCGAGTCTCATCCCTCCAGTCAAAGCTGCTCCGCTCAAACGCATTGGACAGACGCTGCAGGTACAGGCCTGACTACAGGATCTGCTCCATTAACCTGTCTTAACTTATTATAGATGTGCTAGCATTCTGCTCTGGGGCCGtttgcataaaaggtttagactagtcttaagAGTTAGtcatctaatgttttttttagtcaaAATTTGGAACTTTCAGTTACATAAAAACTTACATCTAAGTTGAATTCAAAATATAAGACTCCTTACCTCTTTagttaactgctagttggtcaaactagttcttaagaGTCTTAGCATAGatgctaagtttatgcaactggctcCAGTAATGCTGATGTGTTCTTTTCTGTATGAGAACAAACTTGTCAATGTTTGCTTTACCAGTTCTTTTATTAGACACAGATTGGTGTTCATTAGAGCTTATAAGCTTGACATATGAAATGATAGTTGGAAAAATCAATTTTTCTTATGGAagagtttattgaactgttttcTCTGTTCTCTTCAGCGCTCCATCAGTTTCCGCAGTGACTGCAGACCAGAGATCATGGCACCACGGCCTTGGGCCAGGCAGATCGCGCCAGCCATCACCAAACGCCGCGACAGCAAGCTGTGGAGCGAGACATTCGATGTGGGCCTGGGACATATGCTGTCCTCCAAAGAGATCAAGAGACAAGAGGTGACTTCACCACAGTCAGATCTGATTTGTTACCACTGTGGAAAACTTGTGGTCAGGACAGTCTCATACTCAGCTGAACTTTaaaatacagtgccttgcgaaagtattcataccccttaatttttttcatgttttatgttgcaaCCGTATGTTAAACtggtttaaattactttttttccataatgacaaagcacaaaacatatTTGTGACAAGTTTGcagattgattaaaaataaaaccctgAAATACgaacattgcataagtattcatacccttaactcactACTTAGCTGAAGAACCTTTACAGTCTCAAGTattttttgggtatgatgccaCAAGTTCTGCATTTGGCAGTTAtatgccattcttctcctcacctcttctcCTCTCAAGCtgtgtcagcttggatgggggctggcagacattttccgGTTccccagaaatgtttgattgggttcaagcccaggttgtggctgggccactcaaggacattcacagttTTCTCTATAAGCCAGTCttgctgtgtttttttcatgtgccttcactgaggagaggattgagtatGGCCACACCGTCATAAAGACTCGAccggtggagtgttgcagtgatgtttgtccttctgtaggtttctcctGTCTTTcacatatgatcatggagctcaactggagtgaccatcaggttcttggtcaccagtcaaACCAAttccttctccatcaattgctcagtttggccaggcagccagctctaggaagagtcctggttatttcaaacttcttccattatggataatggcggctacatgcttctgtgaacctttaatgcagcagaattttttctgaactcttacCCAGAAGTGTGCCTTGATGCAAGCCTGTTtatgagctctacaggcagttttttGACCTCaaggcttggtttttgctctgatatgcattttcagctgttagaccttttatttgAGAGGTGTGTgactttccaaatcatactcattcaaatgaatttggcATGGGTTAAGTCTAcacaaagtgtagtaacatctacacgtgatatgagtgctcctgagctaaatttgaAGTGTctcagaaaagggtatgaatacttttgcaatagaataatttcagttttttatttctaattaatttgcaaagttgttaaaaacctgtttgtgctttgtcattatggtgtatggagtgtgaACTGATGTGGGAAAATAAGGAATATATAGAAGTATAGCATTAGGCTGcaacaaaaaaatgaaggggtatgaatacttttacaAGACACTGTATTTTCCTGGCATCTagcaacattattatttattaagtaaaaattcAAATCTACATGTATAGAAGTACCATTGTACAGTGCTTGTAAACTTTGcacttttgatttgaatgtcTGACTTACCAATGACGTGAGTTTAAATGGGGCTGTTTGTTTGTCCGAATTCTAAGTGTTTGTCTTTGGTGCATAATTTATTCCATGCTAGAATATTTTATAGTCTTGAGGATAGATTGACTTTTAACTTGGACCAGTTATCACATAGTAATGCATGTATAAAATtaacttacaaatgattaaatccTATTTGAAGTATAACCAGAATGTCTGCAAAGATTATATATCTTACTGaagtttctcttttcttttgttgtttctttCCTGTCCTCTGTTCGTAAGGCGATCTTTGAGCTTTCTCAGGGAGAACAGGACCTGATTGAGGACTTGAAACTGGCCAAGAAGGTACATATACTCTGCTTTTAACATCACTGCATGAAAACCATGAATCCTGGTTTTACCCCGGCTTATAAAATCtccaaaatgtagttatttTGCACTAATATCCCCTATATTTGATTTCACATTAAACTTTAAACCCTCAAGTGtttattttggtggaaaatCTTTAAGTCAGTGTTTACTGTGAAGCGAGCTGCTTTGAGACACTGACAACATCTGAAAATATTGAACACATAACACAAGTAAACAGTGCTGTGCTTCACTCTGAAACATGCAGCACATCTGACTAAATCACAGCCTTATTGCACTGTCAGTTTAATTTCAACTGCAgacctattttatttatttattttacatttctttattcCGTTTGGAAAGCCCTGCCCCAGCATATGACTTTATGATGTCTGTTTCTACATTCTGTTCCaatttttatcatgtttttcaGTCAAATTTCCAAATATTTCATCAGTTCTGTTTGGGCAGGTTTGAGTGTCTCTTTTTCTGATGTGTGATATCATCTTAGGCGTATCATGACCCCATGCTGAAGCTGTCTATTATGACAGAACATGAGCTCAATCAAATCTTCGGCACGCTGGACTCCCTCATTCCACTGCATGAAGGTGAGCATGAAGTGAATGTGTtctcatctgtgtgtgtttttcagtgtGGCGCAACGTGACACATTTTCAGCTACAAGTATTTGTTTATCCAAAGCGAAAATGAACTGTTGTGCAACTGGACACAACAACATCAaatcagaacacaaaataatggAAATTGTATGGTAAGCCAGTCATGATGCAACTTGACTGCTTAAGCAAATGGAGATGGAATAttgatttttagtttaataaGTGGATTTTATTATGCAGCATGAAAGCACAGAAgatcacaataaaaacatgccaAAGCAACTAAATCAAATCAGCAACTCTGTTGTCTCTTCACCACGAGGCATAATATTGCGGTCCAAAACCTTCACCCGAACAGCTGAAACAATTACATCTTTTAAGAAGCCTCTTTAACCACTCCACAACCCTAAACCAATGCACTTGCATCTATCATCTGCTCTATCTTTCTAATAAATGTGGCATTATATACTGCAAATATTGTTGACTCATTGATGTAGATCAATGTCCATTACCTGAATTACTAAAAGCAACATTTTGattgaaatatgaaaacatttaatatagGCCAACCCTTTGTCAACATCATAGGTTGCATCACACATTGACGTGATGACAAAAGACCTGAGCCGTTTCTCTGATCTTGTAGGTTTGCTGAGTCAACTACGAGAGGCCAGAAAGCCGGACGGCTCGACAGATCACGTGGGCCATATCCTGGTAGACTGGGTAAGATCATCTCACTGTCATGCTTGTATTATGAAGTTCTCTCCATCTGATGAACACCAATGAAAAGATTTAGGCtgctgattttaaaatacatactgttttaatttttcattcgTTTCTTAGAAATGAGGCATGTTTTTTCATGCGAGTTTGTTGTTTTCAGAGCAACCTGAACAACTATTCAGTGTTTGATTAACAGTTTTTTCTCTGTTAACCATTTATGGCAAGTGTATGATGcttagtgttttaaaatctgttcagattttgTTGGCGCAGATAGCCTTGTGGGTAGTGCGCCGACATATAGGGCTACTGAGTTCAAATCCTGGCTTCCCCCTGAATGCAATTTTCAATGGCAAATCCCCGTCGACACGTGGGTTAtgttgtgaaaacctgccaACCCTGTTTGGGGGTGTCTCGCCTGCCAGTACATTTGGATAAAACCCTCCTGCCAGAGGTCCATCACAAACAATGATTAAGAATCAATAACTCAGTGATGAACcaccataaatattttaaatgccaAAAGAAATGCGTCAAATTTTTAATCATTAGCTGTGTCTGAAATTGCCTTTTATACCCTTACATAGTgcaatatttaaaggggtcatcagatgctatgttcactttttcatgttgtttgaacattaatgtgtgttggcagtgtatgtacaaatctaccctataatgataataatccatgcagtggtttttaattaatctgtaaaaataatatcccctttttcaaatcaagccattctcagatgcctgttggtgtgccatcacacccacagaggccgctcccacgatagctgattgacatgagctgttaccttagaccagctgtcacagtccagtaactttccttgtttcgatgccgaagcagggatgtaagttagacaagaatatctccgattgagcgattgaggtgttgtgttgctggatgtaataatgaacatagtggtcgtcatttactcctgacatctgagcagatgaagatgcagtagattaacgtacatttgtttgtgaatggaatccGTCTcatgatctacatatatccgtctatgttcacgcaaatcattcatgatccagtttcacttacagcagaagtgtgtataagcttttttttatgaatctttgcgatcgcctttccttataacgtggtagttagtaagtttagtggctaaacgcggctaaggaggataattcacccaaaaatgaactgTTGTGCTACAgtcgtcccgagttcgaatcccaccccaaggacctttcctgatcccaccccctctctctctcacatttCGCTTTCTGTCATCTCTATActgtcctgtcataataaaggcaaaaatgccaaaaataaatcttttaaaaaacatgcacaaatgaagataaaatatatttttaaatgtttttagccAACAAGAGTGTGGCCTCTAGGAGCAGGACTGGACACTGAttatctctctttctttctggtTGTAGCTCCCTTGTCTTGAAACCTACAACGGCTACTGCAGTAACCAGGTAGCTGCCAAAGCATTGCTGGACCATAAAAAACAGGACCATCGGGTGCACGACTTCCTCCAGCGCTGTCTGGAGTCACCCTTCAGTCGCAAACTGGACCTCTGGAACTTCCTGGACATCCCGCGCAGTCGACTGGTCAAATACCCGCTGCTGCTTCGAGAGATCCTCAAACACACACCGAACGACCACCCCGACCGCCAGCACCTCGATGAAGCTGTGAGTTACTGGCACCTTCACGTTCCTGTACTAGTCTTACACTACAactttaaatgaaaagaaaacataatCTTGTTCTGTGCGCATAGTTCATTTAGCTATTGACAAccaaatttacattaaattggTGTGGTGTGATTAACATTTGGCATCCATGTTTTTTGTTCACAGCTGTGAGATAACAAAACCTTATCAGACTTTTATGAGTGACTCCTGTATTGTGTACACAAACAAAATGATAATCAAATGGATTCATGTCCATATCAAAATGTCTGTCTACAATGTACAGCAGTGTATGTATGCGGTTTAAGTTCTGTCTCTATTCTTTGCTGCTTTGTCTTTCATAGATTAACATGATCCAGAGCATCGTGGCTGATATTAACACACAGACGGGCGAGTCGGAGTGCCGTTACTATAAAGAGCGCTTGCTGTATCTGGAAAGCGGTCAGAGAGATCTGCTGATCGACAGCTCACGGATCCTCAGCTGCCACGGAGATCTCAAGAACAACAGAGGAGTTGTAAGAACTTCAGTCTTGTCCTGTTTCTGAGACTTAGTAATTTATCAGCCAGGTGTCATTGAAGAAAACCCAGAGAAAAGGGACGTGCCCTCACGTTCCTTAAGAACTAGTCACTGGATTTTACAGAATAGTGGCCTTAAATCTGAAAagtattacaaaaatgttatttggtctcacacacagaacacacaaaaacaagaaCGTGAAGTTTATTGCAGATTCAGCAGAGTGAGAATAAACACGGAacttaaatgtaacatttactgcccataatgtaatgtaaatatatgacCTCATTACGATGCATAATTAATTTAGTGATGAGTGTTCCGATATCATcgctaaaataaattaagtgtttgtgcatttatagtcaaattttgatttcaaaaaaaaaaaagagtaaaaaaaatctttgaaatATTGCAGGTGATTTACTTGTAGTACTTCTAGTCGAGCCCCTCCAATAAATTGGGTATTAAGTTAAAGATTAATCTCTCATGTAAAGTCTCTTgttatgatttttcagaaacTGACAAAATAAATGGCTTTATTTGATGGCAAACCTAAATAAGAGTGTGGAGTGgtacatttctataatttaagCCTCCAtgcttttttaatgtaaatgcttaatatttcaTTCAATAAAACCATTGAATTCTTAATCTGAAAAAtctcaaaatgtattagttttatCAGTAGATTTTGGAAAAATCTTTGTAGGAGCTAAAAGCAAAGCAAAGTTTTGATCACTTCAGCATATGATCCTACGTAACTCAGGAAATAAGTAGAAAATTTGCAGTGAAACCAATATTTGAAGCTGCAGTCTAcaactttttttgttcataatttacaaaatttatataataaatagtacATCATGAATCCACTTTCCAAACCATGTTTTATGCGTGGCTTATCCTAAATCACTACGGTACACCTATAATAAGTTTTATATTCAGACTTTTAGATTCTGGTTTTAGGTTCTTACTAGTGTAGCTTCCCCTAACTAGACGTTCACCTGCCTAGTGAAGTCATTTTACTGCTATAGTAACAAATTATGCAGCTAAAAGTTAATGGATAAATTTGCATCAAACATTATTAAGAAACTATACTCACTAACAAACCAAAATCTGttcctttctctttctttctgcagaAGCTGCACGTGTTCCTGTTTCAGGACGTGTTGGTGATCACACGACCCATCACCCAGAATGAGCAGTTGTGGTATCAGCTTTACCGGCAGCCGATCCCCGTCAGAGAGTTGGAGTGGGAAGACCTGCAGGATGGAGAGATCCGACTGGGTGGATCCATCAGAGGAGCCTTCAGCAACAATGAGCGGAGTGAGTCAAAAATTCATCAGAGCTTGGGGCAAGAATTGCACTAAAAGTCCTAAAAATGGccagaatatttaaaatgtgagagcaaaaaaaatctgaatgttCAGTTAAGGTCCGGGAAATCCAGGCAGTCCACATTACAGTTTAGAGAAACTGACTCTTATATTAGTctttatgcattaaaatatatagctgCCTTTATATTTTAGGAAGAGGGTCCTTTATAATGGGATTTTACTACCAGTCAAATACactataaatacactaccagtcaaaaatgtagccattttatttaatcatttatttgtaagcagtaatattgtgaaattttattatagtttaaaagtttaaaccgttttttaattaaatatatggtaacactttactataaggtgtcatttgttaatattagtaaattaattattattttatctttatttattatacaattaacaaaaagcaaaaataaggaggcctctaacactagcttgctttttctttttctattttgttttctttttttattatataattaaaaaaaaaactttgctatGTGTACAGcgttaggctaactgagacatgtcatagcacttgcatgttattgctcttttgttgattttgattgcttcctttgtcctcttttgtaagtcgctttggataaaagtgtcagctagatgtctaaatgtaaatgtaaatgttaatgtaataactaacatgaatgaacaatgaacaatacatttattacactgtttattaatctttgtcaatgttatttaataacaatacagTCGTccattgtttgttaatgttagttcacagtgcattaactactgttaacacaacttttgattttaataatgcattagtaaatgctgaaattaccattaactaagaataataaatgatgcagtaaaagtattgttcattcttagttcatgttaactaatgtcgttaactaatgaaccttattgtaaagtgttaccaaatatattttaaaacataattaattttTGCGATGACAAATTTGCTGATTTTCTTGATCGGTTATTATCAGTTATTGTtgctcaattattaataatggttcCTTTTATCAATGGTAGAAAATGTCTTTGCtacctaatatttttgtggaaaatttgATTAAGGAttcttcaaataataaaaagagaacagcattaatttgaaatggaaatcttttgtaacaaatttctttattgtaaatttaatgcattcttactGAAAAGTTTCATTAATTAAGTAAATCCTAccttagtgaaaaataaatatacaaaaatgtatttgaaatacatttatttcatgctaagcatacttcaaatacatttacatatttatgtacttaataaaaatatcatgcaACTGTACATTTAGTGTACTAAACTGATATATTTAATGTCTGCAAAATtgaaacaactaattttgtacttaatgcactttaattggctggaagtagtgctgaagtccagaTAAAGATctactgaagtatatttgattgtgctaaagtggaactgttgcaagtatattttcatttagaaactgatgttatttaaagatcatgcaGTCCTCATCAAtactgacattaaaacacattttaggcttaatattaagaaatgtgcattgtgcacaagtagcactccaaataaagtttattaaaatgtttatatcagtaagtctcgagtgatatgtcagtaaatatgttaatagatttgaactatacttagtatgaaataaatgcattttaaatgcatttaaatttaaaaaattacttttttactagggtacatacacaaccattcaaaagtttcgacaaaaatattaagcagcaataacttgttttcaatatatactaatataataataataagaaaagttTCCTGAGCAACGAAATCcatatatgtgactctggaccacaaaaccagtcttaagtcactggggtatatttgtagcaatagccaaaaatacattgtatgggtcaaaacgatcgatttttcttttatgccaaaaatcattaggatgttaagtaaagatcatgttccatgaagatattttgtaaaattcctactgtaaatatatcaaaacttaatttttgatgagtaatatgcattgctaagaacttcatttgacaactttaaaggtgattttctcaatatttagatttttttgcaccctcaagttccagattttcaaatattggcCTATTATagtaaaccatacatcaatggaaagcttatttattcagctttcatgtgatttataacaatattactgttttatgatctatattttggatcaaataaatgcagctttggtgaacataagagacttaaaatcttaattatgcCAAACTTTTAATTAGTAGTTTATCTGAAGTCTGTGGCATCAAAAACAGCTgccttaatttatatatttttaatacctCACACAGTTCTGAACTATACAGGCCTGCTTTACAACAGCTGCTATAAACATAATCAATCTCTGTTTTCGTCCAGCCAAGAACTTTTTCCGGGTGGCGTTTCGCAGCGGAGGACAGCTGCAGACGCACTGCTTCCAGGCCAGCGACGCCTTCAATAAACAGCAGTGGCTCAACTGCATTCGACAAGCCAAAGAAGCTGTGGGATCTGCAGAATCCGAAGCGGCCCGCAACCCATCGTTCCCCTCACCGCAGACAGCATCTCAGGACAGAGCGAGGCCGTGCGCGCAGCCTAGTGACTGCTCAGACTGTAGCATGATGGACACCACTGACCCTAGCACGGATCTGAGCGGCGAATGCCCACACATGGACCTGACAGATGTAACCGTCACCCCTGTGAAAGTGTGATGCATAAACAAGTGCGACTCTGCTTAACCAGCGATCCTGTTCAGTATTGTGTTACAGAAATGCCAGGAAGCACTTCTCTGAAACTGACGCTGCTGTCGATGGTTCTTAACTTGCGTGTTATTCTCGTGCCTTTCTTTCACTGTGCTGTTGTTTGTGGCAGTCCAGTCTTTTAAAAACTGACAGTGAGGATCATCTGCCTTTCCACACCCTGTAAGACTGGGGCCACCGTTTCACTTCAATCACACTGTCTGCAACTCAGATGCACTACTGAGCGCAAGAAAAGTGTCACATTGGTGAAATATTGTTCAGGTGTTTAACGTTCGTTCAGTGatcactaataaaaaatgaccaGTCGAATGTTTTCACTATAGTCACGAGTATAGGGCGATCGTAGTATTTCTGAATAAGGAACGTATTACATATTCTCAGCATATTCTACGTCGATGTCAGAGCCAGATCCAATGGTGAATAATCACGTATTGAAGAATCCACAAATGAATTCTGTGAAGCACTTCAATTTAATCACTTTGGAGAATTGGGAGTGAGTTATTTCCTGTGTGATTGACATTGTGGCAGAAATATCAATTTTATACACTGTAGCATAAATGCAACCTAAGCCGAGTCTCTTGTGCCATGCAGATCAGCTAAATCTCTGTCATAGTGTTTTTGTGAGCGCTGAAACCGACAACTTATGCTGTAAAAAGAACAACCTTTGCCAAAACGTGTTTGGTGGTTTTCAGTGTGATCTGGTTTACTCGCTAGGCCGTGTTTTGTATTGTCAGATGTGCAGCGTTCAGTTTATAAGAACTATTCAAAAGtcttttattctgtttcttttacatttctttttttttttttgtctttctctcttgcAAGTATTGTATTGAAATGTATGATATAAgatgtttatttatagtttgttttttcacttttgtttttctatttggtTGTGTTGGATTAAAAGGAATTGGATTGGATTTAAGAAAGAGTGAATGTTCTAGAAATCAGAAATGATGAGAAAAGCGAGCGCACGGGGCCATATGGAAGATTTTGAAGGTGGAAATGCATGTTTAACACAATGGGAGAGACTGGATGATGGACAGTGtgtaataaaatgaagaaaatcaaataaaaattttaaaaaccgTTAACATTTCTCTCTTTTACATAATTCGCCCTATACTGGTTtcgtctaagccctgtctgtgaaaccgtgCCAGTGTCTTTTATGAAATATTCAGATTAGCCtgtatttaatgattattataaataataagcaTTGTAGTTATGCAAGAGGGTAGTAACACGAGATGCTCTGAATTGCTTTGCTTTCAGTTTAGGAAGTGTTTTGATGCAAACGTGTCAAGTTCATCTTTGAATGTTTACCATCTTTACACAGTGGAAAATAACGTTCAGGGACTGCTGAGTCCCTCTAGTGTTGCTCTGGTGCAGTGTATCACATGTTATAATGAGGACCACAGGGAGTCAAATCTTAAAAACACTAAGCTCTATGTATTTAGCTCCTGATGAACAAgacaattaaacattttcctACTACCACCCTTTTCTTACACATTGACTGTGTACAcgactgttcaaaggtttggagtTGGTAATAaaagtatcttatgctcatcaaggctgcattttaaaataaaaaaattacagtaaaaatgtaaaatattattacaatctaaaatagctgtgttctatgtgaatatatagtcaaatgtaatttattttttgtgatcaatgctgaattttcagcagttttcaatgtcacgatccttcagaaatcattctaatatgcttatttgctgc encodes the following:
- the arhgef3 gene encoding rho guanine nucleotide exchange factor 3 isoform X3, yielding MMGCCLFIHQKKKRKQRKRDVDSLSLCSLDINEPSTKRVKPLSRVTSLASLIPPVKAAPLKRIGQTLQRSISFRSDCRPEIMAPRPWARQIAPAITKRRDSKLWSETFDVGLGHMLSSKEIKRQEAIFELSQGEQDLIEDLKLAKKAYHDPMLKLSIMTEHELNQIFGTLDSLIPLHEGLLSQLREARKPDGSTDHVGHILVDWLPCLETYNGYCSNQVAAKALLDHKKQDHRVHDFLQRCLESPFSRKLDLWNFLDIPRSRLVKYPLLLREILKHTPNDHPDRQHLDEAINMIQSIVADINTQTGESECRYYKERLLYLESGQRDLLIDSSRILSCHGDLKNNRGVKLHVFLFQDVLVITRPITQNEQLWYQLYRQPIPVRELEWEDLQDGEIRLGGSIRGAFSNNERTKNFFRVAFRSGGQLQTHCFQASDAFNKQQWLNCIRQAKEAVGSAESEAARNPSFPSPQTASQDRARPCAQPSDCSDCSMMDTTDPSTDLSGECPHMDLTDVTVTPVKV
- the arhgef3 gene encoding rho guanine nucleotide exchange factor 3 isoform X1 → MQTSVGGDEGSRPMLQRKESFSLLSTSEKWLFSGKKRKQRKRDVDSLSLCSLDINEPSTKRVKPLSRVTSLASLIPPVKAAPLKRIGQTLQRSISFRSDCRPEIMAPRPWARQIAPAITKRRDSKLWSETFDVGLGHMLSSKEIKRQEAIFELSQGEQDLIEDLKLAKKAYHDPMLKLSIMTEHELNQIFGTLDSLIPLHEGLLSQLREARKPDGSTDHVGHILVDWLPCLETYNGYCSNQVAAKALLDHKKQDHRVHDFLQRCLESPFSRKLDLWNFLDIPRSRLVKYPLLLREILKHTPNDHPDRQHLDEAINMIQSIVADINTQTGESECRYYKERLLYLESGQRDLLIDSSRILSCHGDLKNNRGVKLHVFLFQDVLVITRPITQNEQLWYQLYRQPIPVRELEWEDLQDGEIRLGGSIRGAFSNNERTKNFFRVAFRSGGQLQTHCFQASDAFNKQQWLNCIRQAKEAVGSAESEAARNPSFPSPQTASQDRARPCAQPSDCSDCSMMDTTDPSTDLSGECPHMDLTDVTVTPVKV
- the arhgef3 gene encoding rho guanine nucleotide exchange factor 3 isoform X2; protein product: MVAKDYPIYLLIKRANCGVDEPTSRCCGVGRRELEEPSTKRVKPLSRVTSLASLIPPVKAAPLKRIGQTLQRSISFRSDCRPEIMAPRPWARQIAPAITKRRDSKLWSETFDVGLGHMLSSKEIKRQEAIFELSQGEQDLIEDLKLAKKAYHDPMLKLSIMTEHELNQIFGTLDSLIPLHEGLLSQLREARKPDGSTDHVGHILVDWLPCLETYNGYCSNQVAAKALLDHKKQDHRVHDFLQRCLESPFSRKLDLWNFLDIPRSRLVKYPLLLREILKHTPNDHPDRQHLDEAINMIQSIVADINTQTGESECRYYKERLLYLESGQRDLLIDSSRILSCHGDLKNNRGVKLHVFLFQDVLVITRPITQNEQLWYQLYRQPIPVRELEWEDLQDGEIRLGGSIRGAFSNNERTKNFFRVAFRSGGQLQTHCFQASDAFNKQQWLNCIRQAKEAVGSAESEAARNPSFPSPQTASQDRARPCAQPSDCSDCSMMDTTDPSTDLSGECPHMDLTDVTVTPVKV